A stretch of Gossypium hirsutum isolate 1008001.06 chromosome A06, Gossypium_hirsutum_v2.1, whole genome shotgun sequence DNA encodes these proteins:
- the LOC107963281 gene encoding uncharacterized protein, which yields MEMLQTLSQTLGIPYKSASSEISVVSPLGQSIKVSKLFRDVPLEVQGMIFLADLMELPFGKFDLILGIDWLLKRRVSLDCAGKRIVLRTEEDNEIVVIGERQNYLSNVISALVAEKLVWKGCEVFLAYISISDPVDLFVKDIRVVIDFPDVFPEELPGLPPNRKVEFGIELIPGIAPVSIAPYRMTPKELTELKAQIQELLDHGFIRPSVPSWGAPILDFVVYSDASHVGLGCILMQDGKVVAYASRQLKTHETNYPMHDLELAAVVFTLKIWTHYLYGEIIKYHPRKANVVADALGRRAVTNLRAMFAQLSLYDNESILAELQVKAEHQLPSGLLQPVKIPMWKWELVTMDFVKLVSETKDKVRLIRERLKVASDRQNSYTDLKTKDIEYSVGDMVFLRVSPWKKVLRSDRKGKLSPRFIGPYQILKRVGPVAYQLELPPELYRIHDVFHVSMLRHYHSDSTHVVTVEEIEIRPDLTFEEEPVQILDHDVNVLRRKSIPLVKVLWQNHSIEEVTCELEDSMRQ from the exons ATGGAGATGCTTCAGACGTTATCACAG ACTTTGGGGATACCGTATAAAAGTGCTTCTAGTGAGATTTCAGTGGTGAGTCCATTGGGGCAGTCTATTAAGGTTAGTAAACTGTTCAGAGACGTTCCGTTGGAAGTCCAAGGAATGATATTTCTTGCTGATCTGATGGAACTTCCGTTTGGGAAGTTCGACTTAATTCTGGGTATAGACTGGTTGCTGAAGCGTCGTGTAAGTCTGGATTGTGCTGGAAAAAGGATTGTTCTGAGGACTGAGGAGGATAATGAGATAGTCGTTATTGGAGAACGACAGAATTATCTGAGTAATGTGATATCTGCGTTGGTAGCAGAGAAGTTGGTGTGGAAAGGATGTGAGGTATTTTTGGCCTACATCAGTATCTCTGATCCTGTGGACTTATTCGTTAAGGACATCCGTGTTGTGATAGACTTTCCAGATGTCTTTCCAGAGGAACTACCAGGATTACCTCCAAATCGTAAGGTAGAATTTGGGATTGAGTTGATTCCTGGtatagctccggtgtctatcgccccttatcgAATGACACCGAAGGAGCTGACGgaacttaaggctcagattcaagagctgTTGGATCATGGGTTTATTCGTCCTAGTGTGCCTTCGTGGGGAGCACCTATTCT GGACTtcgtggtttacagtgatgcatcacatgtgggATTGGGTTGCATCttgatgcaagacggtaaggTAGTTGCCTATGCGTCTCGACAGCTTAAGACTCACGAGACTAATTATCCaatgcatgacttggagttggctgcagTGGTCTTCACATTGAAGATTTGGACGCATTATCTATATGGGGAGAT TATTAAGTATCACCCTagaaaggccaatgtggtggccgatgcactAGGCCGTAGGGCTGTGACCaatctgagagcaatgttcgcTCAATTGAGTCTTTATGACAACGAAAGTATTCTGGCAGAGCTACAA gttaaggctgagcatcagttaccgtCGGGTTTGCTACAACCAGTGAAAATACCGATGTGGAAATGGGAGctagtaacgatggacttcgtta AATTGGTATCAGAAACTAAGGATAAAGTCCGTTTGATTCGAGAAcgtttgaaagtagcttctgataGACAAAATTCCTATACTGATCTAAAGACGAAGGAcatcgagtattctgtgggggacatGGTTTTCCTTAGggtctcgccatggaaaaaggttctaagGTCCGATCGCAAAGGTAAGCTGAGTCCtcggtttattgggccgtaccaGATTCTGAAGCGAGTAGGGCCAGTCGCatatcagttagagctacctccagagttataCCGTatacatgatgtgttccatgtctcgatgttgagacaCTATCACTCTGACTCTACGCACGTTGTGACCGTGGAGGAGATTGAGATTAGACCGGATTTGACGttcgaggaggagccagttcagattctAGATCACGATGTTAATGTCTTACGTAGGAAGTCTATTCCCTTGGTGAAGGTGCTGTGGCAGAATCATAGCATTGAGGAGGTTACTTGTGAGCTAGAGGATTCGATGCGACAGTAG